From one Culex quinquefasciatus strain JHB chromosome 3, VPISU_Cqui_1.0_pri_paternal, whole genome shotgun sequence genomic stretch:
- the LOC6036538 gene encoding presequence protease, mitochondrial, whose amino-acid sequence MLRQSTSTRRLLQLALGRRTHSTISQPKISPAVLNSTRALDRYRPGERYNGFVCTRTEYIADFNMTAFLFRHEGTGLEYLHIDRNDSNNVFSVNFRTTPFDSTGLPHILEHSVLCGSERFPVRDPFFKMLNRSLATFMNAMTGPDYTLYPFSSTNEIDYRNLQSIYLDAVFRPNLKYLDFLQEGWRLEHSNLSDKESELVFKGVVYNEMKGAFSENSAVFGQKFFNKILPDHTYGYVSGGDPLDIPSLTHEDLVNFHKKYYHPSNARIFSYGNFNLDKTMGYVHEQYLSQFDRIDPSYSVIPAQKRWTKAQRSHIQSRFDNMGAPIERQNQIAIGYLMTDITDVYESFLMYIMSELLVKGPNSYFYKSLIEPNISGGYNQLTGFDPNIRDTMFVVGLQDLATDDFDKVQKIFDQTIDQVIEKGFDRTHLESVLHHIELHMKHQTTKFGLGLLFNLTPLWNHNGDLLKSLNVSALVQELRDNLARDPKYLQNKVEFYFRNNKHRLTMTMSPDELYDKKFNDSERQNLSEKVVKLNDGDRERILKEGQALLESQKAVPNTEVLPCLKFDEIRKSSQKSDIEAQEFSSIPTQVCRVDTNGVSYFRGILDAAVLTDEQKLLIPLFNSVINQFGTKQINYREFDQLISSKTAGIHFSTHLVENIEDFGKYEFGVLFGSYALNQNVPEMFKIMQQIFTEIDLTDVGRFQMLLENYMSELSVGIAQSGHLYAMQNANGLVTESGRLKEQLMGIEHIAFMKELTKQNTPEQILAKIRAVAETLFGKASLRCALNYGADSEPTTLTEFRRFVEAIPARTSRPSTNSSNQLASSSRHTVMNIPVNYCAKSLVTVPYSHPDYAPLKVLSRYLSSKYLLPVVREQNGAYGAGAKLASDGLFNFFSYRDPNSRLTLETFDRAYQWTADTPMDDQTLFEAKLGVLQQLDVPVAPIDRGMDQFRQGISEQRFDRHREEVLGVGKERLGEVSERYLKPGAVEVVGRSVLGPENEGLRKEGEKWSVFAL is encoded by the exons ATGCTTCGCCAATCCACAAGCACCCGCCGGCTGCTGCAGCTGGCCCTGGGTCGTCGTACCCACTCGACGATCTCCCAGCCCAAGATCAGTCCGGCCGTCCTGAACAGCACGCGGGCCCTGGACCGGTACCGGCCGGGCGAGCGCTACAACGGGTTCGTCTGCACCCGGACCGAGTACATTGCGGACTTTAACATGACGGCGTTCCTGTTCCGGCACGAGGGAACCGGCCTCGAGTATCTGCACATTGACCGGAACGATTCGAACAATGTGTTTTCGGTGAATTTCCGCACGACGCCGTTCGACTCGACGGGGCTGCCGCACATTTTGGAGCACAGCGTGTTGTGCGGGTCGGAGCGGTTTCCGGTGCGGGATCCGTTTTTTAAGATGTTGAACAGGAGTTTGGCGACGTTTATGAACGCGATGACGGGGCCGGATTATACGCTGTATCCGTTTTCGTCGACGAACGAGATTGATTACAGGAATTTGCAGTCGATTTATTTGGACGCGGTGTTCCGGCCGAATTTGAAGTATTTGGACTTTCTGCAGGAGGGTTGGCGGTTGGAGCATAGCAACTTGAGCGATAAGGAGTCGGAGTTGGTGTTTAAGGGGGTGGTTTACAATGAGATGAAGGGTGCATTTTCGGAAAACTCGGCGGTGTTTGGACAAAAGTTCTTTAATAAGATTTTGCCGGATCACACGTATGGATATGTTTCGGGCGGGGATCCGCTGGACATTCCCAGCTTGACGCACGAGGATTTGGTTAATTTCCACAAGAAGTACTACCATCCGAGCAACGCTCGAATCTTCAGCTATGGCAACTTCAATCTGGACAAAACGATGGGTTACGTGCACGAGCAATATCTGAGCCAGTTTGACCGAATTGATCCGAG TTACAGCGTCATTCCAGCCCAAAAGCGTTGGACGAAGGCCCAGCGTAGCCACATCCAGAGTCGGTTCGACAACATGGGAGCGCCGATTGAGCGCCAGAACCAGATCGCCATCGGCTATCTTATGACGGACATAACCGACGTGTACGAGTCCTTCCTCATGTACATCATGAGCGAACTGCTCGTGAAAGGACCAAACTCTTACTTTTACAAGAGCCTGATTGAGCCAAACATTTCCGGCGGGTACAACCAGCTGACCGGATTCGATCCGAACATTCGCGACACCATGTTCGTCGTTGGTTTGCAGGATCTGGCCACGGACGACTTCGACAAGGTGCAGAAGATTTTCGACCAGACGATCGATCAAGTTATTGAGAAGGGTTTCGATCGGACGCACTTGGAAAGCGTTCTCCACCACATCGAGCTGCACATGAAGCATCAAACGACCAAGTTCGGGCTGGGTTTGCTGTTCAACCTGACGCCGCTGTGGAACCACAATGGAGATCTGCTCAAATCGCTGAACGTCAGTGCGTTGGTGCAGGAGCTGCGTGACAATCTCGCCCGCGATCCCAAGTACCTGCAGAACAAGGTCGAGTTCTACTTCCGCAACAACAAGCACCGACTCACGATGACCATGTCGCCGGACGAGCTGTACGACAAAAAGTTCAACGACAGCGAGCGGCAAAATTTGAGCGAGAAGGTCGTCAAACTGAACGACGGTGATCGCGAGCGGATCCTGAAGGAAGGACAAGCGCTTCTGGAATCGCAGAAGGCAGTTCCAAACACGGAAGTTCTGCCTTGTTTGAAGTTTGACGAAATTCGCAAATCTTCGCAGAAGAGCGACATCGAGGCGCAGGAGTTTTCCAGCATTCCGACGCAGGTCTGCCGCGTGGACACGAACGGAGTTTCGTACTTCAGGGGGATTTTGGACGCCGCCGTGCTGACGGACGAACAGAAGCTACTTATTCCGCTGTTCAACAGCGTTATCAATCAGTTTGGAACGAAACAGATCAACTACCGCGAATTTGACCAACTAATCAGCTCGAAAACGGCCGGAATTCACTTCAGCACTCACCTGGTGGAGAACATTGAAGACTTTGGCAAGTACGAGTTTGGCGTTCTCTTCGGTTCGTACGCGCTCAACCAGAACGTCCCGGAAATGTTCAAAATCATGCAGCAAATCTTCACAGAAATCGACCTCACCGACGTCGGCCGGTTCCAAATGCTGCTGGAGAACTACATGTCCGAGCTGTCCGTTGGTATCGCCCAGTCCGGCCATCTGTACGCCATGCAGAACGCCAACGGCCTCGTCACCGAATCCGGCCGTCTCAAGGAACAACTCATGGGCATCGAACACATTGCATTTATGAAGGAACTCACGAAGCAGAACACTCCCGAGCAAATCCTCGCCAAGATCCGCGCCGTAGCGGAAACCCTCTTTGGCAAAGCCAGCCTGCGCTGCGCCCTCAACTACGGCGCCGATTCCGAACCCACCACCCTCACCGAGTTCCGCCGATTCGTCGAAGCAATCCCAGCGCGAACCTCCCGCCCCTCCACCAACTCATCCAACCAACTGGCATCCTCCTCCCGCCACACCGTCATGAACATCCCGGTCAACTATTGCGCCAAATCGCTCGTAACGGTCCCGTACTCCCACCCCGATTACGCCCCCCTCAAAGTACTCTCGCGCTACCTCTCGTCCAAGTACTTGCTGCCGGTGGTTCGCGAGCAGAACGGAGCGTACGGAGCCGGTGCCAAGCTCGCCTCCGATGGCCTGTTCAACTTCTTCAGCTATCGCGATCCGAACTCGCGACTCACGCTGGAAACGTTCGACCGGGCTTACCAGTGGACCGCGGATACGCCGATGGACGATCAGACGCTGTTCGAGGCCAAGCTGGGAGTGTTGCAGCAGTTGGACGTTCCGGTGGCGCCGATTGACCGCGGGATGGACCAGTTCCGGCAGGGTATTAGCGAGCAGCGGTTCGATCGGCACCGGGAAGAGGTGTTGGGTGTTGGTAAGGAGCGGCTGGGTGAGGTCAGTGAGCGGTACTTGAAGCCGGGTGCGGTTGAGGTCGTGGGACGGAGTGTGCTCGGGCCGGAGAATGAAGGGTTGCGGAAGGAGGGCGAGAAGTGGAGTGTGTTTGCGCTGTAA